A genomic window from Thermodesulfitimonas autotrophica includes:
- the atpA gene encoding F0F1 ATP synthase subunit alpha — MKLRPEEISSIIRQQIEKYEVQVEVSDVGTVIYIGDGVARVYGLEECMYAELLEFPGGTLGMALNLEEDNIGCVILGPYTHIKEGDVVKRTGRVASVPVGDALIGRVVNPVGIPLDGKGPIKSDKYRPIERIAPGVIYRKPVDTPLQTGIKAVDGMIPIGRGQRELILGDRQTGKTAIAVDAIINQKGQNCICIYVAVGQKASTVANVIQKFHEYGAMDHTIVVVATASDPAPLLYIAPFAGCAIGEEFMEQGKDVLIVYDDLSKQAAAYRELSLLLRRPPGREAYPGDVFNLHSRLLERAAKMHPDYGGGSITALPVIETQQGDVSAYIPTNVISITDGQIYLEPDLFYAGVRPAINVGLSVSRVGGKAQRKCMRQVAGRLRLDLAQYRELAAFAQFGSDLDKATLARLNRGERLVELLKQDQYCPMPLEEQVMSIYTGVNGYLDDLPVDKVREFEAEFLKFMRTQRPDVGEAIKKDMEIKPETEAKLKSAIEEFKKGFKMQYGLA; from the coding sequence ATGAAGCTGAGACCCGAGGAAATCAGCTCGATAATCCGCCAGCAGATTGAAAAGTATGAGGTTCAGGTTGAGGTCTCGGATGTCGGCACCGTAATTTACATTGGTGACGGCGTGGCGCGGGTTTACGGGCTGGAAGAGTGCATGTACGCAGAGCTCCTGGAGTTTCCGGGGGGCACACTCGGGATGGCGCTTAACCTTGAAGAAGATAACATCGGGTGCGTCATTCTCGGTCCGTATACCCACATCAAAGAGGGCGACGTAGTTAAAAGGACCGGCCGCGTGGCGTCGGTACCGGTCGGCGACGCCCTCATCGGCCGGGTGGTCAACCCGGTAGGTATTCCGCTTGACGGCAAGGGGCCGATCAAGTCTGACAAATACCGCCCGATCGAGCGCATTGCCCCCGGCGTTATTTACCGGAAGCCGGTGGACACGCCGCTGCAGACGGGTATCAAAGCGGTCGACGGCATGATCCCCATCGGGCGCGGCCAGCGCGAGCTTATCTTGGGCGACCGGCAGACCGGTAAGACGGCCATCGCGGTAGACGCGATCATTAACCAGAAGGGCCAGAATTGCATCTGCATTTACGTCGCGGTCGGCCAGAAGGCGTCTACGGTGGCCAACGTGATCCAGAAGTTCCACGAGTACGGCGCGATGGACCACACGATTGTGGTTGTGGCCACCGCTTCTGACCCGGCACCGCTGCTTTACATCGCCCCATTTGCCGGCTGCGCCATTGGCGAGGAATTCATGGAGCAGGGCAAAGACGTCCTGATCGTTTACGACGACCTCTCCAAACAGGCAGCCGCCTATCGCGAGCTCTCCTTGCTCCTCCGGCGCCCGCCCGGCCGTGAGGCTTACCCGGGTGACGTATTCAACCTTCACTCGCGGTTACTGGAGCGGGCGGCGAAGATGCATCCGGATTACGGCGGCGGTTCAATTACCGCGTTGCCGGTAATCGAGACACAGCAGGGTGACGTTTCGGCGTACATCCCGACCAACGTTATCTCGATTACGGACGGACAGATTTACTTAGAGCCTGACCTTTTCTACGCTGGTGTTCGTCCGGCCATTAACGTCGGTCTTTCGGTATCCCGTGTCGGCGGTAAAGCGCAGCGGAAGTGCATGCGCCAGGTCGCCGGCCGGCTGCGTCTCGACCTCGCGCAGTACCGTGAGCTGGCCGCCTTTGCGCAGTTCGGTTCCGACCTCGACAAGGCCACGCTGGCCCGGCTGAACCGCGGTGAACGGCTGGTCGAGCTCTTAAAGCAGGACCAGTACTGCCCAATGCCCCTTGAGGAGCAGGTAATGTCGATTTACACGGGCGTTAACGGCTACCTTGACGATCTGCCGGTAGACAAGGTTCGGGAATTCGAGGCGGAGTTCCTTAAATTCATGCGGACGCAGCGGCCGGACGTAGGCGAGGCAATCAAGAAGGACATGGAGATTAAGCCGGAAACGGAAGCGAAGCTTAAGAGTGCCATCGAGGAGTTCAAGAAGGGCTTCAAGATGCAGTACGGGTTGGCATAG
- a CDS encoding F0F1 ATP synthase subunit epsilon, which translates to MAEKLQKLIVVTPSRVAFTDEVRMVIARGAGGDLGILPDHAPLITSLKTDVVRIQKDGQWRYMAVSNGFLEVKNNRVVIVADSAELAEEIDVERARRAKERAEERLRTRAPEIDILRAEAALMRALARLKAVELAGGPRR; encoded by the coding sequence TTGGCAGAAAAACTCCAGAAATTAATTGTCGTTACGCCGTCACGCGTTGCCTTTACCGACGAGGTCAGGATGGTAATCGCCCGCGGTGCCGGCGGCGATCTGGGTATTTTGCCCGACCATGCGCCGCTCATCACCAGCCTAAAGACCGACGTTGTCCGGATTCAGAAGGACGGGCAGTGGCGGTACATGGCGGTGAGCAACGGCTTCCTGGAGGTTAAGAATAACCGGGTGGTAATCGTCGCCGACAGTGCGGAGCTCGCGGAGGAAATAGACGTGGAGCGTGCCCGGCGGGCTAAAGAGCGCGCTGAGGAGCGGCTGCGGACACGCGCCCCAGAGATTGACATCCTGCGGGCGGAAGCGGCGCTGATGCGGGCGCTGGCGCGGCTGAAGGCCGTCGAGCTCGCTGGCGGCCCCAGGCGCTAA
- the atpG gene encoding ATP synthase F1 subunit gamma, giving the protein MPSLRDFRRRIKSLQSTQKICKAMKAVATAKMAKAQAAVMAARPYARQIHEVLARLSQAAGNVKHPLLAVREENKVCYIVITADRGLCGGFNSNIMRTVMRELEKHPGAALIPVGRKGRDFFRFRRMPMEAEFGGLGEDIKFAHARQIAKIAIDKYAAGEYDAVYVVYSKFVNILVQQPTVVKVLPIEPPADEEEAGKEEKKHGPQALYIFEPSAEAVLYDLLPKYVETVIFHAILESKAGEHSARMTAMDSATKNTEDMIARLTLKMNRVRQEGITKELLDIVGGAAALE; this is encoded by the coding sequence GTGCCATCACTACGCGACTTTAGACGGCGAATCAAAAGCCTGCAGAGCACGCAGAAGATCTGTAAAGCCATGAAGGCCGTGGCCACCGCTAAGATGGCCAAGGCGCAGGCAGCGGTGATGGCGGCGCGTCCGTACGCCCGCCAGATTCACGAGGTCTTGGCGCGTCTCTCCCAGGCTGCCGGTAACGTGAAACACCCCCTTTTAGCGGTGCGCGAGGAGAACAAGGTCTGCTATATCGTGATCACCGCTGACCGCGGGTTGTGCGGGGGCTTTAACAGCAACATCATGCGGACGGTGATGCGGGAGCTGGAAAAGCACCCCGGCGCGGCCCTGATTCCGGTGGGGCGCAAAGGGCGTGATTTCTTCCGCTTCCGCCGGATGCCGATGGAGGCCGAGTTCGGCGGGTTGGGGGAGGACATTAAGTTCGCCCACGCCCGCCAGATAGCGAAAATCGCTATCGACAAGTACGCGGCCGGCGAGTACGATGCGGTTTACGTGGTGTATTCAAAATTTGTCAACATCCTCGTGCAGCAGCCGACGGTGGTTAAGGTTTTACCGATAGAGCCTCCGGCGGACGAGGAAGAGGCAGGCAAGGAGGAGAAGAAGCACGGACCGCAGGCTCTGTACATCTTTGAACCTTCGGCCGAGGCCGTGCTCTACGACCTGCTTCCCAAATATGTAGAAACGGTTATCTTCCATGCAATACTCGAATCCAAGGCCGGTGAGCACAGCGCCCGGATGACCGCAATGGATTCTGCCACGAAGAACACGGAGGACATGATTGCGCGGTTGACTCTGAAGATGAACCGTGTGCGGCAGGAGGGCATCACGAAAGAGTTGCTGGACATCGTGGGCGGTGCCGCGGCGCTCGAATAA
- the atpH gene encoding ATP synthase F1 subunit delta: MLKGAVAERYAGALFGIAQEKGLMEKIEEELRGILEALDASPDFKRVFYHPQVPAAVKKEIVKEAVGGQVETYTLNFINVLLDARREVFFKDIVQEYTRLVNETRNVVEVTVTSAVEVPAAYKDELVAALAKATGKEVRVAYEKKPEILGGLVIRIGNRVIDSSVARQLERLREQIRQIRVG; this comes from the coding sequence ATGCTAAAAGGCGCAGTGGCCGAGCGCTATGCCGGGGCACTCTTCGGCATAGCGCAGGAAAAGGGCCTGATGGAGAAAATCGAGGAGGAGCTGCGCGGGATCCTGGAGGCACTGGATGCTTCCCCGGATTTTAAAAGGGTGTTTTACCACCCGCAGGTTCCTGCCGCTGTAAAAAAGGAGATAGTGAAAGAGGCGGTCGGCGGCCAGGTTGAAACTTACACCCTCAATTTTATCAACGTGCTTCTGGACGCCCGGCGGGAGGTCTTTTTCAAGGATATCGTTCAAGAATACACCCGCCTGGTGAATGAGACGCGGAATGTGGTCGAGGTAACCGTGACCTCGGCCGTGGAGGTACCGGCTGCCTATAAAGATGAGCTGGTAGCCGCGCTTGCCAAGGCCACCGGTAAAGAGGTCCGGGTTGCGTACGAGAAGAAGCCGGAAATCCTTGGTGGGCTTGTAATCCGGATCGGCAACCGGGTGATCGATAGCAGTGTGGCGCGGCAGCTCGAGCGCTTGAGAGAGCAGATCCGCCAAATTCGAGTAGGATAG
- a CDS encoding ATP synthase subunit I, whose translation MRDIQLEALFKQSLQGAAVITLLASAALPVAAPWRSELVGFIVGASLSMINNWLLANSIQKLVAFVLRQGREFGQVLYITGMIVRWFLIFGVLVYIAWTGWCGLLGLLAGYFVPPLLVVARLIHFLLFARVDYS comes from the coding sequence GTGCGTGATATCCAGCTCGAGGCGTTATTCAAGCAGAGTTTACAGGGGGCAGCAGTAATAACGTTACTGGCGTCTGCCGCGCTTCCGGTTGCCGCACCGTGGCGGTCCGAACTCGTAGGATTTATCGTCGGTGCCTCGTTAAGCATGATTAACAACTGGCTGCTGGCCAACAGCATCCAAAAGCTGGTGGCCTTTGTTCTCCGGCAAGGTCGGGAGTTCGGACAGGTCCTTTACATCACCGGAATGATCGTCAGGTGGTTTCTGATTTTCGGCGTCTTAGTTTATATCGCGTGGACGGGATGGTGCGGGCTTTTAGGCTTACTAGCCGGTTATTTTGTGCCCCCCCTGTTAGTGGTGGCGAGGCTTATTCATTTCCTGCTCTTTGCGCGGGTTGATTATTCATAA
- the atpD gene encoding F0F1 ATP synthase subunit beta, which produces MANVGEVVQIIGVVVDVRFPPGQVPEIYNALKLEYEDAFTGEKKELVLEVEQHLGNNVVRTVAMSTTDGLKRGTKVIDTGAPISVPVGRAVLGRLIDVLGNAIDGKGPIQSDKYYPIHRPAPPLVDQSTKVEQLETGLKVVDLLVPFMKGGKIAMFGGAGVGKTVIVMELINNIAKQHGGISVFAGVGERTREGNDLYLEMTEAGVMPKTMMVFGQMNEPPGCRLRVGLTGLCLAEYFRDEEGADVLIFIDNIFRFSQAGSEVSALLGRMPSAVGYQPTLASEMGQLQERITSTNKGSITSVQAVYVPADDLTDPAPANTFAHLDGTVVLSRQIAELGIYPAVDPLDSVSRILDPKVVGAEHYQVARGVQKVLQRYKELQDIIAILGMEELSEEDKLIVARARKLQRFLSQPFHVAEAFTGRPGAYVPLKETIRGFKEILEGKHDDLPEDAFYMVGGIEEAVEKGKKLLAQAS; this is translated from the coding sequence ATGGCCAATGTTGGCGAAGTAGTCCAGATTATCGGCGTTGTGGTTGACGTGCGCTTCCCCCCGGGACAGGTCCCGGAGATTTACAACGCCTTGAAGCTTGAGTATGAAGATGCCTTTACGGGCGAGAAAAAGGAGCTGGTGTTGGAGGTTGAGCAACACCTTGGGAACAACGTGGTGCGGACCGTTGCCATGTCCACGACGGACGGGCTGAAGCGCGGGACCAAGGTGATCGACACCGGAGCCCCGATTTCCGTGCCGGTGGGCAGAGCGGTTCTCGGCCGTCTGATCGACGTGCTCGGGAACGCGATTGACGGCAAGGGACCCATCCAGTCAGACAAGTACTACCCGATTCACCGCCCGGCGCCGCCGCTGGTCGACCAGTCGACTAAGGTCGAGCAGCTCGAGACGGGCCTCAAGGTCGTAGACCTGCTGGTTCCGTTTATGAAGGGCGGCAAGATCGCGATGTTCGGCGGTGCTGGCGTAGGCAAGACGGTTATCGTTATGGAGCTCATCAACAATATCGCGAAGCAGCACGGCGGCATCTCGGTTTTCGCGGGCGTCGGCGAGCGGACGCGTGAGGGCAACGACCTCTACCTGGAAATGACCGAGGCCGGCGTTATGCCGAAAACGATGATGGTTTTCGGGCAGATGAACGAGCCGCCCGGCTGCCGTTTGCGCGTGGGCTTGACCGGTCTCTGCCTTGCGGAGTACTTCCGCGACGAGGAAGGGGCGGACGTGCTGATCTTCATCGACAACATCTTCCGTTTCTCGCAGGCAGGGTCCGAGGTTTCGGCGCTCTTGGGCCGGATGCCGTCCGCTGTGGGTTACCAGCCAACCCTCGCGAGCGAGATGGGTCAGCTGCAAGAGCGGATCACCTCGACAAACAAAGGATCGATCACCTCGGTGCAGGCGGTGTACGTGCCGGCGGACGACCTTACCGACCCGGCGCCAGCCAACACCTTCGCCCACCTCGACGGGACCGTCGTTCTTTCGCGGCAGATCGCCGAGCTCGGTATCTACCCGGCGGTGGACCCGCTGGACTCGGTTTCCCGTATCCTTGACCCGAAGGTTGTGGGCGCGGAGCACTACCAGGTGGCGCGCGGCGTCCAGAAGGTGCTCCAACGGTATAAGGAGCTCCAGGACATCATCGCGATCCTCGGTATGGAGGAGCTCTCGGAAGAGGACAAACTTATCGTGGCCCGGGCGCGGAAGCTGCAGCGGTTCCTGTCGCAGCCCTTCCACGTAGCGGAAGCCTTTACCGGGCGGCCGGGAGCTTACGTGCCGCTGAAGGAGACGATCCGGGGCTTCAAGGAGATTCTGGAGGGCAAGCACGACGACCTGCCGGAGGATGCCTTCTACATGGTGGGCGGTATCGAAGAGGCGGTCGAAAAGGGCAAGAAGCTCCTCGCGCAGGCCTCTTAA
- a CDS encoding AtpZ/AtpI family protein, with amino-acid sequence MFAILGTSDAGGGSNGRKNSGLGKPLKAFALASTIAVQFAASVFVGVWIGNYLDGKLGTRPWLMLAGLLTGIGAGMLGAYRTVFNILNKK; translated from the coding sequence ATGTTTGCGATTTTAGGAACAAGTGATGCTGGAGGAGGGAGTAACGGCCGCAAGAACAGTGGTCTGGGGAAGCCGTTAAAAGCTTTTGCTCTGGCCTCGACGATTGCTGTTCAGTTTGCGGCCAGTGTTTTTGTAGGCGTCTGGATAGGGAATTACCTCGATGGCAAGCTTGGTACCCGGCCCTGGCTTATGCTTGCCGGACTCCTTACCGGAATTGGGGCGGGGATGTTAGGTGCGTACCGGACCGTTTTCAATATCCTTAACAAAAAGTAA
- the atpB gene encoding F0F1 ATP synthase subunit A, with amino-acid sequence MKRYRRYLVLPLFLGGLALLASGCAEGFSVEKVEHELNVWGIPHHPWQIGPGSFWQLTPSTIIFTWVAMGLTLLLGVLAVRGASVRRPTKMQALFEMVLEFLQGLVNDTMDPKKGAGIFPVIVTFFLFISVCNLLGLVPTCMAPTADHQTTFAFALITYALTYIWGIKYKGVGGHFKHFLQPFPYFLPITIIEDLAKPLTLAFRLFGNMKGKETMVLALLGLITGWAEICGGFTASVVWLAFGVFVSFIQAFVFTMLTISYIGMVVADEHH; translated from the coding sequence TTGAAACGGTACAGGCGCTACCTGGTTTTGCCTCTTTTTCTGGGTGGTTTGGCCTTGTTAGCATCCGGTTGTGCCGAGGGGTTCAGCGTTGAAAAAGTGGAGCATGAGCTTAATGTCTGGGGTATACCGCACCACCCGTGGCAAATCGGTCCTGGTAGTTTCTGGCAGCTTACCCCTTCGACGATAATCTTTACCTGGGTGGCGATGGGGTTAACCCTGCTGCTCGGGGTGCTTGCGGTTCGGGGGGCGAGCGTGCGCCGGCCTACGAAGATGCAGGCCCTCTTCGAAATGGTCCTTGAGTTCTTACAGGGCCTAGTCAATGACACGATGGACCCCAAGAAAGGTGCCGGTATCTTCCCCGTAATCGTAACCTTCTTCCTCTTCATCAGCGTTTGTAACCTGCTCGGACTTGTTCCCACTTGTATGGCTCCCACCGCCGACCACCAGACCACCTTCGCCTTCGCGCTGATCACGTACGCCCTCACTTACATCTGGGGAATCAAGTATAAGGGTGTAGGGGGACACTTCAAGCACTTCCTGCAGCCGTTCCCGTATTTCTTACCCATCACGATTATCGAGGATCTCGCGAAGCCGCTTACCCTGGCCTTCCGTCTCTTCGGTAACATGAAAGGTAAGGAGACGATGGTCCTCGCCCTGCTCGGATTGATAACCGGCTGGGCCGAGATCTGCGGTGGTTTTACCGCTTCCGTGGTCTGGTTGGCTTTCGGTGTCTTTGTCTCCTTCATTCAGGCCTTCGTCTTTACGATGCTGACCATCTCTTACATCGGTATGGTAGTTGCCGACGAACACCATTAA
- the wecB gene encoding non-hydrolyzing UDP-N-acetylglucosamine 2-epimerase: MKNGPREVLIIFGTRPEAIKMAPVVQALRHCPDLFRVRVAVTAQHREMLDQVLTLFGITPDYDLGIMREGQDLFDVTVRALTGLDRVLQETRPELVLVHGDTTTTFAAALAAFYHRVPVGHVEAGLRTRDKYAPFPEEMNRHLTAVLADLHFAPTERAREALFQEGVPAARIFVTGNTVIDALYQVVRPEYRFADPVVRAAVASGYRLILVTTHRRENWGEPLANVYRALRRVIDAYPDVAVVFPVHKNPLIRELATAAFADCPRLYLTEPLPYGEFANLMARCHLVLTDSGGLQEEAPALGKPVLVLRQVTERPEAIEAGTVRLVGTEEEDVFQAAAGLLENRAAYERMAQAVNPYGDGRAAWRIREALAFYFGIGARPADFRPVAAAAGRSRG, translated from the coding sequence ATGAAAAATGGTCCCAGAGAAGTTTTGATTATCTTTGGTACCAGACCCGAAGCCATCAAGATGGCGCCTGTGGTTCAGGCGTTGCGTCACTGCCCCGACCTTTTTCGGGTCCGGGTAGCGGTCACGGCGCAGCACCGGGAGATGCTGGACCAGGTGCTAACACTCTTCGGGATTACGCCGGATTACGATCTCGGCATCATGCGCGAGGGTCAGGACCTCTTCGATGTAACCGTACGGGCCTTGACCGGCCTCGACCGGGTCTTGCAGGAAACCCGTCCGGAACTGGTCCTGGTGCACGGCGACACTACTACCACCTTTGCGGCGGCCCTCGCCGCTTTTTACCACCGGGTACCTGTAGGGCATGTCGAAGCAGGGTTGCGGACCAGGGACAAATACGCGCCTTTTCCCGAGGAAATGAACCGGCACCTGACCGCTGTGCTGGCCGATTTGCACTTCGCGCCTACAGAGCGAGCGCGGGAGGCGCTGTTCCAAGAAGGGGTGCCCGCAGCGCGCATCTTTGTCACGGGCAATACGGTGATCGACGCCCTTTACCAGGTGGTTCGTCCGGAATACCGCTTTGCGGATCCGGTGGTTAGGGCGGCCGTGGCGAGCGGTTACCGGCTCATCTTGGTGACGACGCACCGGCGGGAAAACTGGGGCGAGCCGCTAGCGAATGTTTACCGCGCGCTGCGGCGGGTGATCGATGCCTACCCCGACGTAGCGGTAGTCTTTCCGGTCCACAAGAACCCGCTTATCCGGGAGCTGGCTACGGCGGCGTTTGCGGATTGCCCCCGGCTCTATCTCACCGAGCCGCTTCCTTACGGGGAGTTTGCGAACCTTATGGCCCGGTGCCATCTCGTCCTAACCGATTCGGGAGGCTTACAGGAGGAGGCGCCGGCTCTAGGGAAGCCGGTGCTTGTTTTACGGCAGGTGACGGAGCGGCCGGAGGCGATAGAGGCCGGCACGGTCCGGCTTGTAGGTACGGAGGAAGAAGACGTGTTTCAGGCTGCGGCCGGCCTCTTAGAGAACCGGGCGGCCTACGAGCGGATGGCCCAGGCGGTGAATCCTTATGGCGACGGGCGCGCGGCGTGGCGGATTCGGGAGGCGCTAGCCTTTTACTTCGGCATTGGGGCCCGCCCCGCCGATTTTCGACCGGTTGCGGCTGCAGCTGGTAGGTCCCGTGGTTAA
- a CDS encoding MazG-like family protein: MTVKHKVISLPRLNKLSPTLESTALKLMEEAGELAQAIGKLRGLSGEACAEDTRTVMEKVTRELLDVAQTAVSMMFVLEEDYGINIEAALEQHINKLMAKGYLSL, from the coding sequence GTGACGGTTAAGCATAAGGTCATTTCGCTGCCACGGCTCAATAAACTTTCCCCTACCCTCGAGTCGACGGCGCTCAAGCTGATGGAGGAAGCGGGGGAACTGGCCCAGGCGATCGGGAAGCTCCGGGGCTTATCGGGGGAGGCCTGTGCCGAGGATACCCGGACAGTGATGGAAAAAGTGACCCGGGAGCTCTTAGATGTTGCCCAGACGGCCGTTTCGATGATGTTTGTTCTCGAAGAAGATTACGGCATTAACATCGAGGCGGCGCTTGAACAGCATATAAATAAACTGATGGCCAAAGGATACCTCTCTTTATGA
- the atpF gene encoding F0F1 ATP synthase subunit B, which translates to MELKFNATLLAQIFHFLLLLVLLRLVAYKPLMRILEERQKLVADRIAQAEQRQAEAERIKADMEAELRRAREEAQQIIERATKASEQQAQAIMDAAKEEAARLKESAMTDIQREKDKALAELKDQVANLAILVAGKVIREGLTAEAQEKLIQDAISEVKNLPC; encoded by the coding sequence GTGGAACTGAAATTTAACGCAACCCTGCTGGCGCAGATATTCCACTTCCTGCTTCTCCTTGTTCTGCTTCGCCTGGTGGCTTATAAGCCGCTTATGCGGATCCTGGAAGAACGGCAAAAGTTAGTTGCCGACCGGATCGCGCAGGCGGAGCAGAGACAGGCGGAGGCCGAACGGATCAAAGCCGATATGGAGGCCGAGTTGCGCCGTGCCCGTGAGGAGGCCCAGCAGATTATCGAGCGGGCCACTAAGGCCAGCGAACAGCAGGCGCAGGCCATCATGGACGCGGCGAAAGAAGAAGCGGCGCGCCTGAAGGAGAGCGCGATGACGGATATCCAGCGGGAGAAGGATAAGGCCCTGGCCGAGCTTAAGGATCAGGTGGCCAACCTTGCCATTCTGGTTGCCGGTAAGGTAATCCGGGAAGGTTTGACGGCGGAGGCACAGGAAAAGCTCATCCAGGATGCCATTAGCGAGGTGAAGAACCTGCCATGCTAA
- the atpE gene encoding F0F1 ATP synthase subunit C yields MELGAAAALGMGLAAGLGALGAAVGDGLVTGKLLEGVARQPEARGQLMTLMFISVGLIESLPIIAIVIAFILMGKMG; encoded by the coding sequence ATGGAACTCGGTGCTGCTGCTGCTCTCGGAATGGGTCTTGCTGCTGGTCTTGGTGCGTTGGGTGCTGCGGTTGGTGACGGTCTGGTAACCGGTAAGCTGCTTGAGGGCGTTGCCCGCCAGCCGGAGGCGCGGGGTCAGCTAATGACGCTCATGTTCATTTCCGTCGGCTTGATCGAGTCGCTGCCGATTATCGCCATCGTTATCGCCTTCATTCTCATGGGCAAAATGGGTTAA
- the glyA gene encoding serine hydroxymethyltransferase, whose product MGPLAEVDPEVFRAIELELKRQQNKIELIASENFASRAVMEAQGSVLTNKYAEGYPNRRYYGGCEYVDIVEQLAIARVRELFGAEHANVQPHSGAQANLAVYFALLRPGDTIMGMSLAHGGHLTHGSAVNVSGQYYRFVPYGVSRETGRIDYEEVAAIAREHRPRLIIAGASAYPREIDFARMQQIAQEVEAYLMVDMAHIAGLVAAGLHQSPVPCADVVTSTTHKTLRGPRGGLILCREKYAAAIDKAVFPGTQGGPLMHVIAAKAVAFGEALRPEFKDYQRRVVENARVLAEALAGYGFELVSGGTDNHLILVDLRNKGLTGLEAERLLEEVNLTVNKNAVPFDTQPPRVTSGIRLGTPAVTTRGMGTAAMKEIATIIHYALDHRGDTAYQQKARGMAEELCRQFPLYQE is encoded by the coding sequence ATGGGGCCGTTGGCCGAGGTTGACCCGGAAGTTTTCCGGGCGATTGAGCTGGAATTAAAGCGCCAGCAAAACAAGATTGAGCTTATCGCTTCGGAGAATTTTGCGAGCCGGGCGGTGATGGAAGCCCAGGGCTCTGTCCTGACCAACAAATACGCCGAGGGCTACCCTAACCGGCGGTATTACGGCGGCTGCGAATACGTCGATATTGTGGAACAGCTCGCGATTGCGCGGGTCCGCGAGCTTTTTGGCGCTGAGCACGCCAATGTCCAGCCCCATTCCGGGGCGCAGGCGAATCTTGCGGTTTATTTTGCCTTGCTCCGGCCCGGCGATACGATCATGGGCATGAGCCTGGCCCACGGCGGACACCTGACCCACGGAAGCGCGGTAAACGTTTCTGGGCAGTACTACCGCTTCGTTCCTTATGGTGTCAGCCGCGAAACTGGTAGGATCGACTATGAAGAGGTAGCGGCCATCGCGCGGGAGCACCGGCCGCGCCTGATTATTGCCGGAGCGAGCGCCTACCCGCGCGAAATCGATTTTGCCCGGATGCAGCAGATTGCGCAGGAAGTAGAAGCCTACCTCATGGTAGATATGGCCCACATTGCGGGGCTGGTTGCGGCGGGGCTGCACCAGAGCCCTGTTCCCTGCGCCGACGTGGTGACTTCGACCACGCACAAAACCCTGCGCGGGCCGCGCGGTGGCCTGATCCTCTGCCGGGAAAAATATGCTGCCGCCATCGATAAGGCGGTTTTCCCGGGAACGCAGGGCGGGCCGCTCATGCACGTGATTGCGGCTAAGGCAGTGGCTTTCGGCGAGGCGCTGCGGCCCGAATTTAAGGACTACCAGCGCCGGGTGGTAGAAAACGCCAGGGTCCTGGCAGAGGCGCTTGCCGGCTATGGTTTTGAGCTTGTTTCGGGCGGCACCGATAACCACCTCATTCTGGTAGATTTGCGTAACAAGGGATTGACGGGGTTGGAAGCGGAGCGGCTGCTCGAGGAAGTCAACCTAACGGTAAACAAGAACGCCGTTCCCTTTGATACCCAGCCGCCCCGGGTAACAAGCGGCATCCGGCTGGGGACGCCGGCGGTCACCACCCGGGGGATGGGGACTGCGGCAATGAAGGAAATCGCGACGATCATCCATTACGCGCTCGACCACCGCGGCGATACGGCCTACCAGCAAAAAGCGCGGGGAATGGCTGAAGAGCTCTGCCGTCAATTCCCGCTCTACCAAGAGTAA
- a CDS encoding deoxycytidylate deaminase, with the protein MRPDWDLYFMTIARVVATRSTCLRRQVGAVLVKDNRILATGYNGAPSGLRHCLDTGCLREEQGIRAGERHELCRGLHAEQNAILQAAVHGTSIAGATVYTTHHPCVLCAKMLVQAGVKRIVFGGDYPDELAQRILSEAGVKVERFAGEIDFPGRGNGGDG; encoded by the coding sequence ATGCGTCCGGACTGGGACCTTTATTTCATGACTATTGCCAGGGTCGTTGCGACCCGGTCGACCTGCCTGCGGCGCCAGGTTGGAGCGGTGCTGGTAAAAGACAACCGCATTCTTGCCACCGGTTATAACGGTGCGCCTTCAGGGCTCCGGCACTGCCTCGATACCGGTTGTCTGCGGGAGGAGCAGGGGATTCGGGCCGGTGAGCGGCACGAGCTGTGCCGGGGGCTTCATGCGGAGCAGAACGCCATCCTGCAGGCCGCCGTTCACGGCACCAGTATTGCGGGGGCAACGGTCTATACAACGCACCACCCGTGCGTTCTCTGTGCGAAGATGCTGGTGCAGGCGGGCGTCAAACGGATCGTCTTTGGCGGGGATTACCCCGACGAGCTGGCGCAGCGTATTCTGTCTGAGGCCGGGGTGAAGGTCGAGCGGTTTGCGGGGGAAATAGACTTTCCGGGAAGGGGCAACGGCGGTGACGGTTAA